Below is a genomic region from Sorghum bicolor cultivar BTx623 chromosome 9, Sorghum_bicolor_NCBIv3, whole genome shotgun sequence.
AGAACTTGTCCAGTTGCTTTTCGTTTGGTCTTGctcgccagagaatcatttatggGTTTTTGGGTAGCCTGCGTAAGCAAGGCGTTTGATTTGTTTTGCTCCTAGTGCTAATAAGCTAGGTTAAGAATCATCAGGCTTTAACTTGATGGATCGATGGATTGGGACTTGGGAGGGAGACAAGTGGAACTCATTTATACATTAGTTGTAGCCTCGCTGACTATGGAAAGGCGACCGAGCTTATCTGCCATTTCTCggtgacttatcagccaaatagGCTATAAGCAAAGCGCTCGATGACATGAATAACATCTAGAACCAGGTGTTttccctttgtttgtttggccGTTCTGTTGTAGTAAAAGCTGCAGTCAGTTAGTCTAGTTAACAGATTATGAGCTAGGTAGGTTCTATTTCCAGTCCCAGGGCGACCATGCCCGGGTGGCGTCGAGAGAAGAGAACGAAGCAGTGGGAATTGATACTCGCAGCACAACAATCGAATGCACATTGAACACTACCAGCTGGACAGCCCAAAATATTAAACTTCACACACCAGCCTTGTTTTGCTGAGTCAGTCAAATAGCAACTAgtctctaatctctaaacaaaATAAGTTTGACGTCGTCTTTGAGGGCTCGATTGGACCTGTGACTCACTTGGCCCGATGCTTCGCCTTTGAGTGAGCCTGCAGAGCCATCTCACTGTTGAACGTCCTGGACAGAACAACCAATAGAGACCAAGGATCAATACGTAGTTTTTTCACCAACAAATAACCAAATAGGCTCACCAAATAAAACTGTGCCGACTTACTTGCTGCACGATTTGCAAGGGACCGACCGACCAGATCTTGGAGACCTCTCCTTTGACTTGTCATTGTTTGCAGGGGTCTTGCCCGCCCGCTTGGCTGGGTATGGAGTTGCCACATGGGTGGCGCCCTTCTTGCCACCTGCATTGCAAGAGGAACAAATTACAAATTCATAGCAAGAGTTTCATGGCAAAAAAGAATACTTGACGCCCTAGCACAAGCTACTTGAGTACACACCTGTCTTCTGGGCTGACGGTGTGGcaacctttactttcttatcagaAAGCAGAGTTTTCAGAGCATTTTCAGCAGCTCTCTTCTTGCCTGCCTCTGGCTGAAAAAGGCAGGAAAAACATAACATCGATATCATAGTGATATCTAATAACAACAGATTACTGAAATTAACACAGGAGTAAAATCCATAAGGGCACATTGATATCACAGTGATATGTGATAACAACAAATTACTGAAATTAACAAAGGAGTAAAATCCATAAGTGCACCTTCTTAGGTGTTGGCGTTTCCTCCTCACCCTCACTGgtatcatcctcatcacttgaatccTACAACGATGGAACTTATCAACATGGAACTACCATGACATGTAGACAAACCATTTATCCATCTTTCAACTCACATCATCGTCGCCTTCTTCAGGAGATAATCCCTCACCCTCATCAGAATCATCCGTCTCATCCACATCCGAATCATCAGTCTCATCCTCATCAGAATCATCCTCATCCTTGCTTTTCTTTCCAACAAGCCTAGAAGCAAGACTTGATTTTGAAGCTGCAGAAACTGCCTTCTCTTGACTTTTCTGCTTCTCCTTCCCTTCAGCTTTTCCTTGAGACATAAGTAAATGTGTTCATAATCCAtctcatcaagcaaaagctaaagctaagaaagatggaaaCAAATTTCATGCAACAGAGATTCCTTGAGACATAAGTAAATGTGTTCATAATCCAtctcatcaagcaaaagctaaagctaagaaagatggaaaCAAATTTCATGCAACAGAGATTATAGATACCGTTTTCCTTGATAACAGGAACGttcagctcctcctcctcctcatcttcAGAATCAAGATCCATTGTGGAAGAaggcaaaaagaagaagaaggcaaAAAGAAGGTCAAGGAAGCAAGTACTCCATACAAAAAATTGTTTTGACCACTCCTACTAAAAATAGAACAAATTCAAGCTAAAAAGGATATTCATCTTCCTCGGTTGGCTGCTCAACCTTGTAACCTGTGAGAAAGACACTGGTAGTTTTTGATGTGTGCGACAGCTCGAACTCTTTATCGAAAACCAAATCACACTGTATCTGAGGGTTCTTGTCAATAGAGAGGGTGCCAATGGCAAGCTTCTCATCATCAACTTTGACATACATCAAGACACTGTCACTTTTCTTTGATTCCCCAAGAGCAGCCTGCCGGATTAAATCCAATTAAGTATACAAAGCAAATCCAACAGTGGAGAAAAAGAGTAAGTACACATAGCATCGAACAGTGGA
It encodes:
- the LOC8066575 gene encoding histone deacetylase HDT2, whose protein sequence is MEFWGLEVKPGSTVKCEPGHGFILHLSQAALGESKKSDSVLMYVKVDDEKLAIGTLSIDKNPQIQCDLVFDKEFELSHTSKTTSVFLTGYKVEQPTEEDEMDLDSEDEEEEELNVPVIKENGKAEGKEKQKSQEKAVSAASKSSLASRLVGKKSKDEDDSDEDETDDSDVDETDDSDEGEGLSPEEGDDDDSSDEDDTSEGEEETPTPKKPEAGKKRAAENALKTLLSDKKVKVATPSAQKTGGKKGATHVATPYPAKRAGKTPANNDKSKERSPRSGRSVPCKSCSKTFNSEMALQAHSKAKHRAK